The Chelonoidis abingdonii isolate Lonesome George chromosome 9, CheloAbing_2.0, whole genome shotgun sequence genome has a segment encoding these proteins:
- the SCAMP5 gene encoding secretory carrier-associated membrane protein 5, giving the protein MAEKVNNFPPLPRFIPLKPCFYQDFDDDIPPQHRTLAKRLYYLWMLNSITLAVNLIGCLAWLIGGGGAVNFGLAILWLLLFTPCSYVCWFRPIYKAFKTDSSFSFMAFFFTFMAQLVISIIQAVGIPGWGVCGWIAAISFFGTNVGAAVVMLIPTIMFTVVAVFSFIALSMVHKFYRGSGGSFSKAQEEWTTGAWKNPHVQQAAHNAAVGAAQGATMQHETQYSATPNYTYSNEM; this is encoded by the exons ATGGCAG AAAAGGTGAACAATTTTCCTCCACTCCCAAGATTCATCCCCTTGAAGCCATGTTTCTACCAGGATTTTGATGATGACATTCCACCACAGCATCGCACCTTGGCCAAGCGCCTTTACTACCTCTGGATGT TGAACAGCATCACCTTGGCAGTGAATCTGATTGGCTGCCTCGCATGGCTGATTGGAGGCGGTGGAGCTGTTAATTTTGGACTGGCAATTCTCTGGCTCCTTCTCTTTACACCCTGCTCCTATGTCTGCTGGTTTAGACCTATTTACAAAGCCTTCAA GACAGACAGTTCTTTCAGCTTCATGGCTTTCTTCTTCACCTTCATGGCCCAGCTGGTGATCAGCATTATCCAGGCGGTGGGGATCCCTGGCTGGGGAGTCTG tggctggattGCAGCAATATCCTTCTTTGGGACCAACGTAGGTGCAGCTGTGGTGATGCTTATCCCCACCATCATGTTTACAGTCGTGGCAGTCTTCTCCTTCATTGCCCTCAGTATG GTACATAAATTTTACCGGGGCAGCGGAGGGAGTTTCAGCAAAGCGCAGGAAGAGTGGACCACGGGAGCTTGGAAGAATCCGCACGTACAACAGGCAGCACACAACGCAGCAGTCGGTGCTGCACAAGGGGCCACGATGCAGCATGAAACACAGTATTCTGCCACCCCTAACTACACCTATTCTAATGAGATGTGA